The following is a genomic window from Patagioenas fasciata isolate bPatFas1 chromosome 1, bPatFas1.hap1, whole genome shotgun sequence.
GTGGGAAGGGATTTGTTAGGAGCCCCCACAGAAAGAGTCAAAGTGTTATTGTTGGAGTTATTGAAGAGTAAATAAGTTTAAAGTATCAGTGTAGGAGTCACATAAGCTAAGCTGTAAATAACACTTCAGCTTGTAGAGCTTGACAGAGAAGTTGGGAAAATTAGATGACTGCTGctataaaatactatttttgctGTTTGGATATCCAGATATAGAATTAAAATGTAGAGAAGGAATCCATTGTTCCAGTCCTTCCCTTTCAGCCTTGTGTTGATCCACCGTGGGAACTTGGAGGGATAAACTAGCGGTGTATTTATGCCTTTCTTAGTGGCATCTGGTGCCAACTCCTGCTCCTTTTTAATTCTGAGTGCCACAGTTCATACGGAATTGTGTATTTTTTCTACTTCAGTTTTTAAATGGACCGTAAATTTCCTTTGTGGTGTGGAAGTTACGAAGATAAATTTAGCCAAAGTGACTATTGTCACTGTCTTGGAAAGTAGACAGCAAAGTAGAGCCCTGCTTCACTGATTTGTCCAGGTGATCTAATGAGCTAAGTTGGAGCAGCCCAATGTttccctcaccagagcagagctggaataGACCCTGAAAAGCTGTAACTAGGACACAACTGagataaaataattattaatgCAGTATGTAAATTCTGTTTTTTTGTTAGAGTAATgttaacaaaaccaacaacaaaatatCAGGGgtagaaaaaccccaaaccaaactgtGCACAGTTCAGCAAATTTGAGAGGGACAACCTTTACTTTTAAACAGCTGTTATCACAAGATTTGGTTTTCAGGTATTTTTATTAGAGAAGTAGGGTGTTAAGGAAAGcaatttggaggggaaaaaaggtgcAAATAGCATTTGAATtgcctctttttcttcccccttcagGTGCACACTTACGTCAACACTACTGGGgtacaagaggaaagaaaaaatcgATCAAGTGTGCATGCGCCACTGGAATCAAAGCTTTCCAACACTGAGACAACTAAAGAGAAAGAAGATCAGATGTGTACTGATGACAGAGATGCTCAGGTTCTCCTGGAGCCTGAGGGAGTCAAGTTTGTTTTAGGACCAACACCTGTTCAAAGGCAGTTAATGGAAAGAGAGAAACTGGAGCAACTTGGGAGAGACCAAgtcagtggcagcagcacaaacAACACTGAATGGGACACAGGGTACGACAGCGATGAACGTCGAGAAACACCATCTGGTAATAAATTGGTGTATGAAAATATAAATAGGTTATCAATCCctagtgcctcaggggtcaggaGAGGTCGTTTGACATCAACCAGTACCTCAGACACCCAGAACATTAACAACTCTGCTCAGAGGAGAACTGCACTGTTGAACTATGAGAACTTGCCATCCTTGCCTCCTGTTTGGGAAGCCCACAAGCTGAGTAGAGATGAAGATGACAGTTTAGGACCAAAGACCCCATCTCTGAATGGCTATCACAATAACCTAGATCCAATGCATAATTATGTCAATACAGAGAATGTAACAGTACCAACAAGTGCTCATAAAGTAGAATTTACACGACGTCGGGACTGTACCCCAACAGTCTTTAACTTTGACATTAGGCGTCCAAGTTTAGAACACAGGCAGCTCAACTACATACAGGTTGACTTGGAAGGTGGTAGTGACTCCGACAACCCTCAGACTCCAAAAACCCCCACCACTCCACTTCCGCAAACTCCAACCAGGCGCACAGAGCTGTATGCTGTGATAGACATTGAAAGAACTGCTGCTATGTCAAGCTTGCAAAAAGCACTGCCCCGAGATGATGGTACTTCTAGGAAAACTAGACATAACAGTACTGACCTGCCTATGTGAGCCTGGGAAGCATTAAATCATTTGCACCTTTTGTGAAGTTTATAAAATTGAAGATGCAAATACTTTGCATTTCTTAACACTAACGCCTTTTATAGACTAATAGAACTTTTTCTGCATACTTCATGTACTTGTCTAACTAAAG
Proteins encoded in this region:
- the FRS2 gene encoding fibroblast growth factor receptor substrate 2: MGSCCSCPDKETVSDNHRNKFKVINVDDDGNELGSGIMELTDTELILYTRKRDSVKWHYLCLRRYGYDSNLFSFESGRRCQTGQGIFAFKCARAEELFNMLQEIMQNNSINVVEEPVVERNNHQTELEAPRTPRTPTTPGFNAQSLPNGYPRYPSFGDASSHPSSRHPSVGSARLPSVGEESTHPLLVAEEPVHTYVNTTGVQEERKNRSSVHAPLESKLSNTETTKEKEDQMCTDDRDAQVLLEPEGVKFVLGPTPVQRQLMEREKLEQLGRDQVSGSSTNNTEWDTGYDSDERRETPSGNKLVYENINRLSIPSASGVRRGRLTSTSTSDTQNINNSAQRRTALLNYENLPSLPPVWEAHKLSRDEDDSLGPKTPSLNGYHNNLDPMHNYVNTENVTVPTSAHKVEFTRRRDCTPTVFNFDIRRPSLEHRQLNYIQVDLEGGSDSDNPQTPKTPTTPLPQTPTRRTELYAVIDIERTAAMSSLQKALPRDDGTSRKTRHNSTDLPM